A region of the Polaribacter sp. L3A8 genome:
CAAAACAAAGATTAAAATTGAAGTCAATAAAATTTACCCATAATTTTATTGATAATTTATGTGAATTGACGGCTTAGATATTCTACTAAAATTAATTTGATTCTAAATAAAATATAGTGTAACTTTATAAAAAAAAGTAAAATAGCTATGTTAAACTTTAATGATACTTATTTATGAAATTACGTCGTATTGCATACACTAGTAAAGCTACTGTAGAATTTACTAAGCGTGATTTATTAGATTTACTTCACGATTCTAGAGCCTATAATACATTAGATAATATTAGCGGAGTGCTAATTCATAAAGAGGGGTATTTTCTTCAGATTTTAGAAGGAGAACCAAAAGACCTTAATGATCTTTTAGCTCGTCTTCGTAAAGATACTAGACATACCGAATTTAAAATTATTGATGATTGTTTGGTAGATAAACGAATGTTTTTAAACTGGGCTATGGGTTGTGCAGATTTTGACGATCCTTCTTTAAGTATGATTCCCGGAGTTCGTAGTGGTTTAACAAACCCAGAAGTTATGGAAAGTCTTATTAACAGGCTACCAGAAGTTGCCACTTATTTGCATGATAATTTAACCTATCAACAAATAAAAGGAATTACAGTAGACAAAAAGAATTAAGATACGTTTCAATTATAAATTATAAAAAGACACTTTCTATATTTATAATTGAAATGCAGCATTAAAACCCCAAACCTTTTAATAAATAATCCGGACAACGAGTTGGCTTTTTTGTTTTAGAGTTCATAAAAGCCAATACAGAACTTCCTGTACAAATTAATTCATCATTTTGATTTACAATTTCATATTCAAATTCAATTTTAACCATTGGCTTTTTTTTTAGAAAAGTTTTTATGGTTAAAACATCGTCATAGAATGCAGATTTAATAAATTTAAAGTTTATAGAAATTACAGGAAGCATTATACCACTTATTTCCATATCTTTGTAAGTAACCCCCAGAGAACGTAACCATTCGGTACGTCCAAGTTCAAAAAATTGAGCATAATTTCCATGATAGACAACGCCCATTTGGTCGGTTTCTGAATAACGAATTCTTGTTTTAGTTGATGAATTTTTCAAAATGTGTGAACAATTAGGTTTTTACCATTTTACGTAAAAAATAGTTAATAATCAATAGCAAATTGATTT
Encoded here:
- a CDS encoding acyl-CoA thioesterase, whose translation is MKNSSTKTRIRYSETDQMGVVYHGNYAQFFELGRTEWLRSLGVTYKDMEISGIMLPVISINFKFIKSAFYDDVLTIKTFLKKKPMVKIEFEYEIVNQNDELICTGSSVLAFMNSKTKKPTRCPDYLLKGLGF
- a CDS encoding BLUF domain-containing protein, with the translated sequence MKLRRIAYTSKATVEFTKRDLLDLLHDSRAYNTLDNISGVLIHKEGYFLQILEGEPKDLNDLLARLRKDTRHTEFKIIDDCLVDKRMFLNWAMGCADFDDPSLSMIPGVRSGLTNPEVMESLINRLPEVATYLHDNLTYQQIKGITVDKKN